One Shewanella sp. MR-4 DNA window includes the following coding sequences:
- a CDS encoding MipA/OmpV family protein, with product MYRTLFILLAALSLPSIGMAKEPCVTKDECIEMRNWDLGVAVGWGQKTNPLRDFDDIPVFFIPTVAYYGEHWFFDNGNLGFSLTEQKYFSLNLVTSYSLDRAYFYRWDPSNIFLKRSSQEEARLLATNTALSTEPDPVFNSLESRNFTMLGGAEAFIYSPLGVVRLAYTHDMFNVHQGAEAQIKWTYGWHLTHWVMDMSLVFDWKSTNVVDYYYGVRPSENAYWSQHYHADAGWNKGIEMTARYILTDNWDMLFAFRYTQLADEIAASPLLDEDYSSTYFIGAAYRF from the coding sequence ATGTATCGAACACTGTTTATCTTACTCGCCGCACTTAGCCTGCCTTCAATAGGAATGGCGAAGGAACCGTGCGTCACTAAAGATGAATGCATCGAAATGCGTAACTGGGATTTGGGCGTGGCGGTCGGCTGGGGACAAAAGACCAATCCACTGCGGGATTTTGATGATATTCCAGTCTTTTTTATCCCTACCGTAGCTTACTATGGTGAACATTGGTTTTTTGATAACGGTAACTTAGGTTTCAGCTTAACCGAGCAGAAATACTTCAGTTTAAACTTAGTGACCAGCTATAGCTTAGATAGAGCCTACTTTTACCGCTGGGATCCATCGAACATCTTCCTGAAACGCAGCTCACAGGAAGAGGCAAGACTGCTCGCCACCAATACTGCCCTCAGCACTGAACCCGATCCCGTGTTTAACTCCTTAGAATCGCGAAACTTTACCATGCTGGGCGGCGCTGAAGCCTTTATTTATAGCCCGTTAGGTGTAGTTAGATTAGCCTACACCCATGATATGTTTAATGTGCACCAAGGCGCTGAAGCGCAAATAAAATGGACCTATGGCTGGCATTTAACCCACTGGGTCATGGATATGTCGCTCGTGTTTGATTGGAAAAGTACTAATGTCGTCGACTATTACTATGGTGTACGTCCGAGTGAAAATGCTTATTGGAGCCAACATTACCATGCAGATGCTGGTTGGAATAAAGGGATAGAAATGACGGCCCGTTATATCTTAACTGATAACTGGGATATGCTTTTTGCGTTTCGCTATACACAACTTGCAGATGAAATTGCCGCCAGCCCCTTGCTCGATGAAGACTATAGCAGCACATATTTTATTGGCGCAGCGTATAGGTTTTGA